From a region of the Maridesulfovibrio ferrireducens genome:
- a CDS encoding PAS domain-containing sensor histidine kinase, whose amino-acid sequence MSEGQENLIIELRSIIGRLEAVLSSIDEALLWTDEDGKAKWCNDSFAKLIGLKRIFIMGKSVTDIFHLCLRGQMLPNEAHPLYLALSHKNSQQGDFTFGPSDIPLFIKVQYLDMKESPPSTIMLVRDSSQEKELEEFRLQGAALAAAADAIVILDINGRVHWINKAFTRMTGYKFDEIYGKTLSLIKSGMQSKDFYHNLWETILSGSSWSGELVNRRKSGEFYHEYQTVTPVTNSKGKVTNFIAIKNDITEKKLAQKALENREAKLSALFNGIIDAIVTADSAGKIETVNPAAEKIFGYDPGELTGKNVRILVPPELRPDHDSYIKRYLDTRIPRIIGIGQEREAVRKDGSRFPIELSITEIVTDDATMFTGIVRDISERKRQEKELSLLNEKLEQRVQERTIDLENKTLELMEEVAERKRAEMQIRQSSELLLSLLDGISAAFIILNLEKRTIVEINGVAENMFGISRNKILNKNCDQIFKAQGSSLETVCPDSIEGETLSETYIINATGATLPVSRHVLPITVKERPHLALILFDITARKNLERKLVRAQKLESIGRLAAGIAHEINTPIQYIGDSVQFIKEAFDDFLKLSEIEGKILDSCRELEGFEEIMNKRDKVAEDEDTDFIMNEIPEACTRALEGVGRVATIVKAMKNFSHPGESSKQLTDINKAITTTLAVARNEWKYAAEVDLQFEDIPMIMTLQGDINQVLLNMIVNAAHAIRDKQEITGKKGEITIVTTKKDDFITIEITDNGAGIPPEVLDNIFDPFFTTKKVGEGTGQGLAIVHDIIVSKHGGSIDVDSKLGVGTTFIIHLPLTATT is encoded by the coding sequence ATGAGCGAAGGCCAAGAAAACCTCATAATCGAACTCCGGTCGATAATTGGGCGCCTTGAAGCAGTACTAAGCTCAATAGACGAGGCCCTGCTGTGGACAGATGAAGACGGAAAAGCCAAATGGTGCAATGACAGCTTCGCTAAACTTATAGGACTCAAGCGAATTTTCATCATGGGAAAGTCCGTAACGGATATTTTCCACCTTTGCCTGAGAGGGCAGATGTTACCGAACGAAGCTCATCCTTTGTATCTTGCTTTATCACATAAAAACTCACAACAAGGAGACTTCACTTTCGGCCCTAGCGACATCCCATTATTTATAAAAGTTCAATACCTTGATATGAAAGAATCTCCACCAAGCACTATCATGCTGGTCAGAGATTCTTCGCAGGAAAAAGAACTGGAAGAATTCAGACTTCAAGGAGCGGCACTTGCGGCGGCGGCGGATGCAATTGTCATTCTTGATATTAACGGCCGAGTACATTGGATAAACAAAGCCTTCACCCGAATGACAGGGTATAAATTTGATGAAATTTACGGAAAGACTCTCAGCCTGATCAAATCAGGCATGCAGTCCAAAGATTTCTACCACAATCTATGGGAAACTATACTTTCCGGTTCATCGTGGTCTGGAGAACTCGTTAATCGCCGCAAAAGTGGCGAATTCTACCACGAATATCAAACAGTAACCCCTGTAACTAACTCAAAAGGGAAAGTTACAAATTTTATTGCCATAAAAAATGACATTACCGAAAAAAAACTGGCACAAAAAGCTCTTGAAAATAGAGAAGCCAAACTCTCGGCTCTATTTAACGGAATAATTGATGCCATAGTCACTGCAGATTCCGCAGGCAAAATCGAAACAGTTAATCCTGCTGCGGAAAAAATCTTCGGCTACGATCCGGGCGAACTCACTGGCAAAAATGTTCGAATTTTAGTCCCTCCAGAACTCAGACCTGACCATGACAGCTATATAAAGCGTTACCTAGACACAAGAATTCCACGCATCATAGGTATAGGCCAAGAAAGAGAAGCAGTACGTAAGGATGGTTCACGGTTTCCAATAGAACTTTCAATCACAGAAATTGTTACGGATGACGCAACTATGTTCACAGGCATAGTTCGAGATATTTCTGAACGGAAACGACAAGAAAAAGAGCTTTCTCTTTTAAATGAGAAACTAGAGCAAAGGGTTCAAGAGCGCACGATAGATTTGGAGAACAAGACGCTTGAGCTAATGGAAGAAGTTGCAGAGCGAAAGCGTGCAGAAATGCAAATCAGGCAGAGCAGCGAACTACTACTATCACTCCTTGATGGAATTTCAGCTGCATTCATTATCTTGAATCTGGAAAAAAGAACCATCGTTGAAATTAACGGTGTCGCTGAAAATATGTTCGGCATTTCAAGGAATAAAATTTTAAACAAGAATTGTGATCAAATTTTCAAAGCTCAAGGAAGTTCTCTAGAAACCGTTTGCCCCGACTCAATAGAAGGAGAAACCCTTTCTGAAACTTATATTATCAACGCAACCGGCGCCACTCTTCCTGTTTCACGACATGTACTTCCTATAACAGTAAAAGAAAGACCTCATTTAGCTTTGATACTTTTTGATATAACCGCTCGTAAAAATCTCGAACGCAAACTGGTAAGAGCGCAAAAACTTGAATCCATAGGCAGACTGGCTGCTGGAATTGCACACGAAATCAATACTCCGATCCAGTATATAGGAGATTCAGTACAATTCATTAAGGAAGCATTTGATGATTTTTTAAAATTATCTGAAATTGAGGGGAAAATACTGGATTCATGTAGAGAACTCGAAGGTTTCGAGGAAATCATGAATAAAAGAGATAAGGTTGCCGAAGATGAAGATACTGACTTCATCATGAACGAAATACCGGAAGCGTGCACAAGAGCTCTTGAAGGTGTTGGACGAGTGGCAACCATTGTTAAGGCTATGAAAAATTTTTCTCATCCCGGAGAAAGTTCCAAACAACTCACTGACATTAACAAAGCCATAACAACTACCCTGGCTGTAGCTCGAAACGAATGGAAATATGCAGCGGAAGTTGACCTTCAATTTGAAGACATCCCCATGATTATGACTCTTCAGGGAGATATTAACCAAGTACTTCTTAACATGATTGTCAACGCGGCTCACGCTATACGGGACAAACAGGAAATCACAGGTAAGAAAGGGGAGATAACCATTGTTACAACTAAAAAAGATGACTTCATTACAATAGAAATTACCGATAACGGAGCGGGCATTCCTCCTGAAGTCTTAGATAATATTTTTGATCCGTTCTTTACCACTAAAAAAGTGGGAGAAGGCACAGGACAAGGTCTAGCCATCGTTCATGATATAATTGTGAGCAAACACGGTGGAAGCATTGATGTAGATTCTAAGCTGGGGGTAGGAACAACTTTCATCATCCACCTTCCCTTAACAGCAACCACATAA